The following coding sequences lie in one Gadus morhua chromosome 20, gadMor3.0, whole genome shotgun sequence genomic window:
- the ranbp2 gene encoding E3 SUMO-protein ligase RanBP2 isoform X2, with amino-acid sequence MRRSKAEVDRYISSVHSSSPSLKEKPIKGFLFAKLYFEAKEYELAKRHVSEYLKIQERDPKAHKFLGQLFEKEGEVDKAVGCYKRSVDLNPAQKDLVLKVAELLCSKDPTDSRADFWVEKANKLLPGNPAVFNLKEKLLSRQGQQGWNRLFDLLQSELAVRPADVHVNIKLVELYSKDGRLDEAVKHCLSHENKGQLRKSLDWNSVVADTLQEYLAQPGVSNNEKLCRRLKGELLLAHCNLLRLKLSVSGVLPALDALRSFDEAMRSVSATAGGQTDELCEVFGEMRAHLYLHTGTLLLKMAQEREQNWRAVTDLATLCFLLSYQVPRPKLKLTKGDQLAPKLLELMANDRQSQAGHMLLNLSSDPQTFITEVVEAFGNRIGQSSLFELLFGEQSSTSASFMANDDFASINTQVPEFSQLAKWDNGSIMLHGGDLQHLSWLGLQWTLLAQRPALREWLKQLFPRLNLETSKLDTNAPESISLLDLEVFVCGVVFCCHSQLQETAKISCVGQQPFSEPRCLPLPLLRSLSTDRQREWWDALYSLIHKQALTGTSAKLRMVVQHGLSSIRAGEKHGLQPALAISWAQHLSQMGMEVNSYYDQKEYIGRSVHYWKAALPLLDKIKNRRSIPEPLDPLFIHFSNRDIQISIVKGYEEEAMIGFASLLDVEGKTEEAISTLETINNVSSSWHLARIYQRLSEEAGSGVEETQDRCIMFLKKFRTYLSKIYHSDDLEQLPISMEEVMDLLNEVNQQLEEIGEIAEEKEEKGGARRAPTRSTPETTATFSRINFPTTSPNKSTVSPSKIHLMSPKTPPHWVEDQKSLLQMLCQQVEALKNEVHDLKHNSSGNLGSPHHQMYGDSYGADGLQEPYTPVPSFQAPQLTDATTGQSGYYNQSYNSQYPPRTSANVTPTKGSMYTMNRMPPQPHMYSYQQPNHTPPMQPALPCVYPPQEQVFGAPLRFESPATNLLSPYSEEHYSRGVTQPTTNLPLPEPGYFTKPSPVTVQPKSIEGKAMDFGKISFGQIALSDIPKVPSLVAGPTSQTAQSSDFKFNSNNFKSNDGDFTFSASPAKHSESLLGLLTSDISTKTDFEQKPGTQDQSTSQGSIFTFGTKNLSGFSFASATTNTGIPGAFEKVEKPFSFGDVNKPIDEVEKQPQVEQNQPLESDNDSTQLEDDDDGPHFEPIVPLPDKIDVKTGEEEEQELFCNRAKLYRFEMETKEWKERGIGNIKILKHNISGKVRILMRREQVLKICANHYINADTLLKPNAGSDKSWVWNAIDYADEQPKPEQLAIRFKTAEEAMLFKTKFDEAQQNVPKSPTKHCLQEKRDVGYKLNETKSSFGAQFALKDGEWDCNVCYVRNKPKDIQCVACQTKNPQTVSEPEGTTVTDSKPPPPLGGPTAASSFTFKFGTESSKNSSSTPFSGFGAFGSSNPPFSFVTSGQTLADTGTSAFGAQFNKKQGQWDCDACYVRNESASNSCVACQAPHSSTASGVKKPSETAGPPPETAAAPTTESQSSAFGSSFGSQFGMKAGQWDCDACYVRNESSSTSCVACQTPQASAAAVVSGTFGPPAQMAAGPTSKPQSSAFGSSFGSQFGMKQGQWDCDACYVRNEFSSKSCVACQTPQASAASVVSQTAGPPAQMAAAPTSKPQSSAFGSSFGSQFGMKQGQWDCDACYVRNESSSTSCVACQTPQASAASVITEKAGPPTQMKAAPTTKPLSSAFGSNFGGQFGMKPGQWDCDACYVRNESSSKICVACQTLNPLSKTTSPTAKAPCPTSSLGAMFAKKVGEWDCDTCLVRNNASVSQCLSCQTANPNQSTSGPGTSIGISSSTFSFSFGDKTASSQSAVTTLTSGFGSSNGSSFKFGVPHSEIPVTTASSFSFALPTQAGGFKFGAQETTNVVSAMKTGPVTASTVLKNLADQHKETMSTQSIDGTKEDENALFTGRHDAFSFAALATSSSGDFQFGQNDPSFKGFSRAGENLFSSNQGSPSKVGSSAAQEEEDMYKTEENDDIQFEPVVQLPEKVDLVTGEEEEQVLYSQRVKLFRFDTGLSQWKERGLGVLKFLKNASNGRLRVLMRREQVLKVCANHWITTTMNLKPLAGSDKAWMWLANDFSDGDARLEQLAAKFKTPELASEFKQKFEECQRLLLDIPLQTPHKLVDTGRTAHLIQKAEEMKTGLKDLKCFLTDGKTKLCDESAANLTPSSNVMGLTVKPHTEGTGPTLEWDNYDLRGEPLDDSADTSVYASPLASSPVRKNLFRFGESTSGFSFSFQPGISPSKSPAKLNQSGVSVGTDDEQDSTQDEDKDGQYFEPIVPLPDLVEISTGEENEQVVFNHRAKLYRYDKDLNQWKERGIGEIRILQNFDTRRVRLIMRRDQVLKICCNHWITTAMKLEMMKGSEKAWVWSALDFTDAKDGRVEQLAVRFKLQDVANSFKEVFEKAKNAKDSETPMTPVASRVATPQETMPAMTTPTQVCGKEAIAILEEAIKERTDLISDSQPLTAITCSPSNPMKMVVSPPKFVFGTDTLQKIFGPTKSSPEPEINSSNSRTEDNLNVSQSSASPAFKIPEKGLDFRLFKDNPMAFWTTTSSFQFESPVPSSAEGSSENWVSDVEVVYIREPTPEQAALAESLLLPLTFFCYKNEPSYTSDDETDDEDYESAVNSLNGKLYPDPTARGATASDDPDCQVVWEKKPTPEEEEKAKSLQLPPTFFCELGTSDSEGDKAEEFETEVRKVQEALIAEVKSSTGASETLPSGQLSGTEDAGSTRDAVCTEDAVCTEDAVCTEDAVCTEDAVCTEDAVCTEGAVSTLAQGEAISDQASEAQNTVPSNGCPIDLSTKKSKDSDLTVDAATPSLANIFSTTSQDINFGFNTLGGGSFSFAELAQNTGDGEYAFGSRDTNFSWANAGASVFGGAAKPKKNGEEGEGDEGEAADEVDIHFEPIVSLPEVETKSGEEDEEILFKERTKLYRWDRGLNQWKERGVGDIKILYHPAKGTYRVIMRREQVLNVCANHIITPIMELKPMNSSANALVWTTTDYAEGNASVEQLAAKFKNADLAEKFKKTFLECQQRLSQPSEDATLQTLSRAQEHSRDTNPRVFLTLAADDETLGTIGVELYSHAVPKTAENFRVLCTGGKGFGLKNSIFHRVIPNFMCQGGDFTNHDGSGGKSIYGGQFEDENFDIRHTGPGLLSMANRGRDTNNSQFFITLKKAEHLDFKHVVFGWVHEGMEVVRAMAELGSASGKSSKKISIVDCGQVS; translated from the exons AAGCCAATCAAAGGCTTTTTATTTGCCAAGCTGTATTTTGAGGCGAAGGAGTATGAACTTGCTAAAAG aCATGTGTCCGAGTATCTTAAAATCCAAGAGAGGGACCCCAAAGCACACAAATTCCTTGGTCAGCTCtttgagaaagagggagaagttGACAAAGCAGTTGGATGTTATAAG cgGTCAGTGGACCTGAACCCAGCACAGAAGGACCTGGTTCTGAAGGTGGCTGAGTTGCTGTGCAGTAAGGATCCAACTGACAGCAGGGCAGATTTCTGGGTGGAGAAGGCCAACAAGCTGCTCCCTGGTAACCCAGCTGTCTTCAACCTCAAG GAGAAGCTGCTCAGCCGTCAGGGCCAACAGGGATGGAACCGCCTTTTCGATCTTCTGCAGTCTGAGTTAGCGGTGCGCCCAGCCGATGTCCACGTCAACATAAAGCTGGTTGAGCTGTACTCTAAAGATGGCCGCCTGGACGAGGCTGTGAAACACTGCTTGAGCCATGAGAATAAGGGCCAGCTACGCAAAAGTCTGGATTGGAACTCTGTGGTGGCCGACACACTGCAG GAATACCTGGCCCAGCCCGGTGTCTCCAACAATGAAAAGCTGTGTCGTCGCCTTAAAGGAGAGCTGCTTCTGGCCCACTGCAACCTGTTGAGACTCAAACTATCAGTCAGTGGAGTGCTGCCCGCACTTGATGCCCTGAGAAG ttttgATGAAGCCATGCGGTCTGTGAGTGCCACAGCAGGTGGCCAGACAGACGAGCTGTGCGAGGTGTTTGGAGAAATGCGAGCTCACCTTTACCTGCACACTGGTACCCTCCTACTGAAAATGGCCCAAGAGCGTGAGCAGAACTGGAGAGCTGTGACCGACTTGGCCACCCTCTGCTTCCTGTTGTCTTACCAG GTGCCCAGACCAAAGCTTAAACTTACTAAAGGAGATCAGTTGGCACCCAAGCTGTTGGAGCTGATGGCCAACGATAGACAGAGCCAGGCTGGGCACATGCTGCTCAACCTCAGCTCGGACCCACAGACCTTTATCACCGAG gTGGTGGAAGCATTTGGTAATCGCATCGGGCAGAGCTCTCTTTTTGAGCTCCTGTTTGGAGAGCAGTCCTCCACAAGTGCCTCCTTCATGGCCAATGATGACTTCGCTTCCATCAACACTCAAGTCCCAGAATTTTCCCAGCTGGCTAAGTGGGACAATG GTTCCATCATGCTCCATGGAGGAGACTTGCAGCACCTGAGCTGGCTGGGCCTGCAGTGGACCTTGTTGGCCCAGAGGCCAGCCCTGCGAGAGTGGCTCAAGCAGCTCTTCCCAAGACTCAACCTGGAAACATCCAAGCTTGACACCAATGCTCCCGAGTCCATCTCCCTGCTGGACCTGGAG gtgtttgtgtgcggggtGGTGTTCTGCTGCCATAGCCAGCTCCAGGAGACTGCTAAGATCAGCTGTGTCGGCCAGCAGCCTTTCAGCGAGCCCCGatgccttcctcttcctcttctccgcTCCCTGTCCACTGATCGGCAGAGGGAGTGGTGGGATGCACTCTACAGTCTCATCCATAAACAAGCCCT AACTGGCACGTCAGCCAAGCTGCGTATGGTTGTGCAGCATGGTCTGAGTTCAATCAGAGCAGGAGAGAAACACGGCTTGCAGCCAGCACTCGCTATTTCCTGGGCTCAACATCTCAGCCAGATG GGCATGGAGGTGAACTCGTACTATGACCAGAAGGAATACATTGGCCGTAGTGTCCACTACTGGAAGGCTGCTCTTCCTCTCTTGGACAAGATCAAAAACAGGCGAAGCATACCAGAACCCCTTGACCCCCTCTTCATTCATTTCTCCAACAGAGATATCCAg ATCTCAATTGTGAAGGGCTATGAGGAAGAAGCCATGATAGGATTTGCATCTCTCTTGGACGTAGAGGGTAAGACGGAAGAAGCCATTTCCACCCTGGAAACGATCAATAACGTGTCATCTTCCTGGCATCTTGCACGG ATCTACCAAAGGCTGTCGGAGGAGGCAGGCAGTGGGGTAGAGGAGACACAAGACCGGTGTATCATGTTCCTCAAGAAGTTCAGAACTTACCTGTCGAAGATCTACCATTCAGATGACCTGGAGCAG CTGCCGATATCCATGGAAGAGGTGATGGACCTCTTGAATGAGGTGAATCAGCAGCTGGAAGAGATTGGTGAGATtgcagaggagaaagaggagaagggaggggccCGAAGAGCACCAACCCGGTCCACACCAGAAACTACCGCAACTTTCTCCCGCATCAACTTCCCGACCACGTCGCCTAATAAAAGCACAGTTTCTCCCTCCAAAATACACCTG ATGTCTCCTAAGACACCACCGCATTGGGTCGAGGATCAGAAGTCTCTGCTACAGATGCTCTGCCAGCAAGTAGAAGCTCTCAAA AATGAGGTCCACGATCTGAAGCACAATTCTAGTGGGAACCTTGGCTCCCCTCATCATCAGATGTATGGGGACAGCTATGGAGCCGACGGCCTACAAGAGCCCTACACCCCGGTACCGTCCTTTCAAGCACCACAATTAACAG ATGCTACCACAGGGCAGTCTGGGTACTACAACCAGTCTTATAACTCTCAATATCCACCTCGCACATCAGCAAATGTGACCCCCACAAAG GGTTCCATGTACACCATGAATCGTATGCCCCCACAACCGCATATGTATTCCTACCAGCAGCCGAACCACACACCACCAATGCAACCTGCACTGCCCTGCGTCTACCCCCCACAAGAACAAGTTTTCGGTGCACCTCTTCGCTTTGAGTCACCAGCAACCAACCTTCTCTCGCCGTATAGTGAGGAACATTACAGCCGTGGTGTAACTCAGCCAACAACCAACCTGCCCCTTCCTGAGCCTGGTTACTTTACCAAACCCTCTCCGGTTACCGTTCAACCAAAGAGCATTGAGGGGAAAGCAATGGATTTTGGGAAAATCTCTTTTGGCCAAATAGCATTGTCCGACATCCCAAAGGTTCCTAGCCTTGTCGCTGGGCCAACTAGTCAAACTGCACAATCTTCAGATTTCAAATTCAACTCTAATAATTTCAAATCCAACGATGGAGACTTTACCTTCTCTGCTTCTCCTGCCAAGCACAGTGAGAGTCTGCTTGGGCTGCTGACTTCGGATATTTCCACTAAAACAGACTTTGAGCAGAAGCCTGGGACTCAGGATCAATCCACTAGCCAAGGGAGCATCTTCACATTTGGAACTAAAAATCTTTCTGGGTTCAGTTTCGCAAGTGCAACAACAAACACTGGAATTCCAGGCGCATTTGAAAAAGTTGAGAAGCCATTTAGTTTTGGGGATGTCAACAAGCCTATAGATGAAGTTGAAAAGCAACCTCAAGTCGAGCAAAATCAGCCACTGGAAAGTGACAATGACAGCACCCAGttagaggatgatgatgatggtccTCATTTTGAACCAATTGTACCTCTGCCCGATAAGATAGATGTCAAaacaggtgaggaggaagaacaGGAATTGTTCTGTAATAGGGCCAAGCTGTACCGTTTCGAAATGGAGACAAAGGAGTGGAAAGAGCGGGGTATTGGAAATATAAAGATTTTAAAGCATAACATTTCAGGAAAGGTGCGAATCTTAATGAGGAGAGAACAAGTCCTTAAAATCTGTGCCAACCACTATATCAACGCTGATACCCTACTTAAACCCAATGCTGGCTCAGATAAGTCATGGGTCTGGAATGCCATTGATTATGCAGATGAGCAGCCCAAACCTGAACAACTAGCCATCCGTTTCAAAACTGCGGAGGAGGCAATGCTTTTCAAAACAAAGTTTGATGAAGCTCAACAAAATGTGCCCAAGTCACCAACGAAGCATTGCTTGCAGGAAAAGAGAGACGTGGGCTATAAACTGAATGAAACCAAATCATCATTTGGAGCCCAGTTTGCACTTAAGGACGGGGAATGGGATTGCAATGTTTGCTATGTGCGAAACAAGCCCAAAGATATTCAATGTGTAGCTTGTCAGACCAAAAATCCACAAACTGTGTCAGAACCAGAAGGAACGACAGTCACTGACTCcaaaccaccacccccacttgGAGGACCAACAGCAGCAAGTAGCTTCACTTTCAAATTTGGCACTGAGTCTTCAAAGAATAGTTCTAGCACTCCATTTTCAGGATTTGGGGCATTTGGTTCTTCTAATCCTCCATTTTCATTTGTTACCAGTGGTCAAACCCTTGCCGATACTGGAACCAGTGCATTTGGAGCTCAGTTTAATAAGAAGCAAGGTCAATGGGACTGTGATGCATGTTATGTAAGAAATGAGTCGGCCTCAAACAGTTGTGTTGCCTGTCAAGCACCTCATTCCTCAACAGCATCAGGTGTCAAAAAACCATCAGAAACCGCTGGTCCACCTCCAGAAACAGCAGCTGCCCCAACCACCGAGTCTCAGAGCTCTGCGTTTGGCTCGAGTTTCGGAAGCCAATTTGGGATGAAGGCAGGTCAATGGGACTGTGATGCATGTTATGTAAGAAATGAGTCATCATCGACGAGTTGTGTTGCCTGTCAAACTCCTCAGGCCTCAGCAGCTGCCGTTGTCTCAGGAACATTCGGTCCACCTGCACAAATGGCTGCTGGCCCAACCAGCAAGCCCCAGAGCTCTGCGTTTGGATCGAGTTTCGGTAGCCAATTTGGGATGAAACAAGGTCAATGGGACTGTGATGCATGTTATGTGAGAAATGAGTTCTCATCCAAGAGTTGCGTTGCCTGTCAAACTCCTCAGGCCTCAGCAGCATCAGTTGTCTCTCAAACAGCAGGCCCACCTGCACAAATGGCAGCTGCCCCAACCAGCAAGCCCCAGAGCTCTGCGTTTGGATCGAGTTTTGGTAGCCAATTTGGGATGAAACAAGGTCAATGGGACTGTGATGCATGTTATGTGAGAAATGAGTCCTCATCGACGAGTTGTGTTGCCTGTCAAACTCCTCAGGCCTCAGCAGCATCAGTTATCACAGAAAAAGCAGGGCCACCTACCCAAATGAAAGCTGCCCCAACCACCAAGCCTCTGAGTTCTGCGTTTGGCTCGAATTTCGGTGGCCAATTTGGGATGAAACCAGGACAGTGGGACTGTGATGCATGTTATGTAAGAAATGAGTCCTCATCCAAGATTTGTGTTGCCTGTCAAACTTTGAATCCCTTATCCAAAACGACTTCCCCTACAGCTAAAGCACCATGCCCTACTTCATCACTGGGAGCCATGTTTGCTAAGAAAGTTGGGGAGTGGGACTGTGACACTTGTTTGGTCAGGAACAATGCTTCGGTCAGTCAATGTTTGTCCTGTCAGACGGCTAATCCTAACCAAAGTACTAGTGGCCCTGGTACTTCAATAGGCATCAGTAGCTCAACATTTAGCTTTAGTTTTGGAGATAAAACTGCATCGAGTCAATCAGCTGTAACTACCTTAACTTCTGGCTTTGGTAGCAGCAACGGTTCTTCCTTTAAGTTTGGAGTGCCCCATTCAGAAATTCCTGTTACTACTGCTTCAAGCTTTTCATTTGCATTGCCCACCCAAGCTGGGGGATTCAAGTTTGGGGCTCAAGAAACTACAAATGTAGTATCTGCGATGAAAACTGGACCAGTGACTGCTTCTACAGTCCTCAAAAACTTAGCGGaccaacacaaagaaacaatGTCTACACAATCTATTGATGGAACTAAGGAAGACGAAAATGCACTATTTACTGGTAGGCATGATGCATTCAGTTTTGCAGCCTTGGCCACCTCTTCTAGTGGGGACTTTCAATTTGGCCAGAATGATCCCTCTTTTAAGGGCTTCTCTCGTGCTGGCGAAAATCTGTTTTCATCCAACCAGGGGTCTCCAAGCAAGGTAGGCTCTTCAGCTgcccaggaagaggaggacatgtACAAGACGGAGGAGAATGATGACATACAGTTTGAACCTGTTGTTCAGTTGCCGGAAAAGGTTGATCTGGTcacgggagaggaggaagagcaggttCTGTACTCCCAGCGTGTTAAGCTGTTTCGTTTTGATACCGGCCTAAGCCAATGGAAAGAACGGGGCTTGGGTGTCCTCAAATTTCTCAAAAATGCTTCTAATGGCAGACTCAGAGTTTTAATGAGAAGAGAGCAGGTCCTGAAGGTATGTGCCAACCACTGGATCACCACCACAATGAATCTCAAGCCTCTAGCAGGGTCAGACAAAGCATGGATGTGGTTAGCAAATGATTTCTCGGATGGAGATGCTAGACTAGAACAGCTAGCAGCCAAGTTCAAAACACCAGAGCTAGCATCGGAGTTCAAGCAAAAGTTTGAAGAGTGCCAGAGACTCCTACTAGATATCCCATTGCAGACGCCACACAAGCTTGTTGATACTGGCAGAACAGCCCATCTCATTCAGAAAGCTGAGGAAATGAAGACTGGTTTAAAAGATTTAAAATGTTTCCTGACCGATGGGAAAACTAAACTCTGTGATGAAAGCGCAGCAAACCTCACACCATCTAGCAATGTGATGGGGCTGACCGTGAAGCCCCACACTGAAGGCACAGGTCCTACTTTGGAATGGGATAACTATGATCTTAGAGGAGAACCTTTAGATGACTCTGCTGACACTTCTGTATATGCTTCTCCTCTAGCAAGCAGTCCCGTTAGAAAGAACCTATTTCGATTTGGAGAATCCACCAGTGGTTTTAGCTTCAGTTTTCAGCCTGGCATCAGCCCTTCCAAGTCTCCTGCTAAGCTCAATCAGAGCGGAGTGTCAGTGGGCACTGATGATGAGCAAGATTCAACTCAAGATGAGGACAAAGATGGTCAGTACTTTGAACCCATTGTACCCTTGCCTGATCTTGTGGAGATTTCTACAGGAGAGGAAAATGAGCAGGTGGTCTTCAATCACCGGGCTAAACTGTACCGTTACGACAAAGACCTTAACCAATGGAAGGAGAGGGGCATCGGAGAAATCAGGATCCTGCAGAACTTTGACACTAGACGAGTGAGGCTTATCATGAGACGAGATCAGGTGCTCAAGATTTGTTGCAACCACTGGATTACAACAGCAATGAAGCTAGAAATGATGAAAGGATCTGAGAAGGCCTGGGTGTGGAGTGCTTTAGACTTTACTGATGCTAAAGATGGCAGAGTTGAACAATTGGCTGTGAGGTTCAAACTACAGGATGTAGCAAATTCATTCAAAGAGGTATTTGAGAAGGCCAAAAATGCAAAGGATAGTGAGACACCAATGACCCCAGTGGCTTCAAGAGTGGCCACACCTCAGGAAACAATGCCAGCCATGACTACACCTACACAAGTATGTGGAAAAGAAGCGATTGCCATCCTGGAAGAAGCCATTAAAGAGCGCACAGACCTGATTTCCGACAGTCAGCCATTGACAGCTATAACTTGCAGCCCTTCAAACCCTATGAAGATGGTGGTTTCTCCCCCCAAGTTTGTCTTTGGTACAGATACCCTCCAAAAAATCTTTGGCCCAACCAAGTCTTCTCCAGAGCCCGAAATAAATTCATCTAACTCCAGGACCGAAGATAACCTCAATGTGTCCCAGTCATCTGCATCCCCTGCATTCAAAATCCCAGAGAAAG GATTGGATTTTAGGCTTTTCAAAGATAATCCAATGGCTTTTTGGACCACCACATCGTCCTTCCAATTTGAGTCCCCAG TACCCAGTTCTGCTGAAGGAAGTAGTGAAAATTGGGTCTCTGATGTTGAGGTGGTGTACATAAGGGAGCCTACGCCTGAGCAGGCAGCGTTGGCCGAGAGTTTACTTCTGCCACTGACTTTCTTCTGCTACAAGAACGAACCAAGCTACACCAGCGACGATGAAACTGATG ATGAAGACTATGAATCTGCTGTGAACTCCTTAAACGGAAAGCTCTACCCTGACCCAACGGCGAGAGGAGCCACAGCATCTGATG ATCCAGACTGCCAGGTGGTCTGGGAGAAGAAGCCTAcgccagaagaggaggagaaggcaaaGAGCCTACAACTCCCCCCAACCTTCTTCTGTGAACTGGGCACCAGTGATTCAGAGGGAGACAAGGCTGAGGAGTTTGAGACAGAGGTCCGCAAAGTACAAGAGGCACTG ATTGCCGAGGTGAAGTCTTCCACTGGTGCTTCAGAGACGCTGCCTTCAGGCCAGCTGTCCGGCACGGAGGATGCAGGCAGCACAAGGGACGCAGTCTGCACCGAGGACGCAGTCTGCACCGAGGACGCAGTCTGCACCGAGGACGCAGTCTGCACCGAGGACGCAGTCTGCACCGAGGACGCAGTCTGCACCGAGGGCGCAGTCAGCACCTTGGCACAAGGGGAGGCAATCTCTGATCAGGCATCCGAGGCCCAGAATACTGTCCCAAGCAACGGTTGTCCCATCGATCTCTCAACAAAGAAAAGCAAAGATTCGGATTTGACTGTTGATGCTGCAACTCCTTCACTTGCCAATATCTTCAGCACTACTAGTCAAG ACATCAACTTCGGCTTTAACACGCTCGGAGGCGGAAGCTTCTCCTTCGCAGAACTTGCACAAAACACTGGAGATGGAGAATATGCCTTTGGATCGAGAG ACACCAACTTCTCCTGGGCAAATGCTGGAGCCTCTGTGTTTGGTGGTGCAGCCAAACCGAAGAAGAATGGcgaagagggggaaggggatgaAGGGGAGGCTGCAGATGAAGTGGACATTCACTTCGAGCCCATAGTGTCTCTGCCAGAG GTGGAGACCAAGTCGggtgaggaggacgaggaaatCCTGTTCAAGGAGCGCACCAAGCTGTACCGCTGGGACCGCGGGCTCAACCAGTGGAAGGAGCGCGGCGTGGGAGACATAAAGATCCTCTACCACCCCGCCAAGGGCACCTACCGCGTCATCATGAGGAGAGAGCAGGTGCTGAACGTGTGCGCCAATCACATCATCACACCCATCATGGAGCTCAAGCCCATGAACTCGTCAGCCAACGCTCTGGTCTGGACCACCACCGACTATGCAG AGGGCAATGCTAGTGTGGAGCAGCTGGCAGCCAAGTTCAAGAACGCAGACCTAGCTGAAAAATTCAAGAAGACCTTTTTGGAGTGTCAGCAGCGGTTGAGTCAGCCCAGTGAGGACGCCACCTTGCAGACGTTGTCCCGAGCCCAGGAACATTCCCGGGACACTAATCCCCGGGTTTTCCTGACCCTCGCCGCTGATGACGAGACCCTCGGCACCATCGGCGTTGAACTGTATTCCCACGCTGTCCCAAAGACGGCAGAAAACTTCCGGGTGCTCTGCACGGGAGGCAAGGGCTTTGGTCTGAAAAACTCCATCTTCCACAGGGTTATACCCAACTTCATGTGTCAG GGAGGTGACTTCACAAACCACGATGGAAGCGGCGGAAAGTCCATCTACGGTGGACAGTTTGAAGATGAGAACTTTGACATCCGACACACGGGCCCGGGCCTCCTGTCCATGGCGAACCGCGGTCGGGACACAAACAACTCCCAGTTCTTCATCACTCTGAAGAAGGCCGAGCATCTGGACTTTAAACACGTGGTGTTTGGCTGGGTTCACGAGGGCATGGAGGTGGTGCGGGCGATGGCTGAGCTGGGCTCTGCGTCCGGCAAGTCCAGCAAGAAGATAAGCATTGTTGACTGTGGACAGGTTTCATAG